DNA sequence from the Hyphomicrobiales bacterium genome:
CGCACGCCCTTCCACTCGCACCGTTTCCCGGTGACTGTCTATGTTCTGCAAGGTGCATTCACGCTGGAGCTGGACGGGCGCGAGCCGGTCACCGTCAAGGCGGGAGAGGTCTTCGTCGAGCCGCCACGCGTGCGGATGACCGGCCGAAACCTCGATGCGGCAGACCCGACGAGCATGGTGCTGTTCTATGTCAGCAACCCGGACACGCCCTTCGCCGATCCAGCTGAATAATGCCCATGCAGCGTGACTCCGTCTCCAGCGGCCGAAATGGGTACTGTCGTTTACGGTTGCGGCGCGAAGGCCTGCTTGGGTTCGGATCGCGACGTTGCTGACAGCGGTCGTGCCGATCCGCTTCTCCAGCGATCCTGCCACCTAGCGAAAGACCGTGACAGCGGAAGACCATCTCTTGCTGACGGTCTCGCCGCACAACCCACCCAAGCGCCGTCGTATGCGGTACGGCGGCGTCGGCTTAGCTGTAGGGTGAAGGTCTGCCGCAACATTGCCCGCACCCACGCTCCAAAACGCCTACCTTGGGTGTCTCTGTTTACATGGCTGGCAATCACCGTGCCGCAGAAAGTTCGGCCGGGCAAAACCACAATCAATTGAAAATACGGCGTTTTCCGTGACCGAACCAATTCCGACGAGGTTCGGTCGGAAAGAGACGAAAGCCGTTCAGAGACTAAAAATTCGGCGCACCACCAGTCTCTGAGGTTCGGTCGGATCTGCTAAACCCCTTTGAAACCCAAAGAAATTTCGGTGCTGATGCAGCGCTGTTCGAGGTTCGCAATAGGATAATGGCGGAGGGGGTGGGATTCGAACCCACGGTACGCTCGCGCGCACAACGGTTTTCGAGACCGCCCCGTTCGACCACTCCGGCACCCCTCCGCGGTCGCGCTCTGCCCGGCATATAAGCGGTCGGCGAGCCATAGCATAGAGACTTGCGCCGGCACAGGCACGCGGCAACCGGCCGCCCCACGCATCGGCGCGCCTTGACAGTTTGGGTGTCGCAACTATAGTGCGGGCCGCTTAAAGACGCTGCCCGAGGCCATCAACAAGACCACAACAAGTCCGCGCGTGCGCGGCGCCGCAGGGCGCGGTTGAAACAATTGGGATAAGAAGCCATGTACGCTGTGATCAAGACCGGCGGCAAGCAGTACCGCGTCGCGCCGGACGAAGTGCTGTCGGTGGAAAAGCTCGCGGGCGAAGCCGGCGACAGTGTGGAATTCAACGAGGTGCTTCTGATCGCCGGCGACAAGGAGCTCGCCGTCGGCGCGCCCTTGGTCGCCGATGCCTGTGTTGCGGCGGAAGTGGTCGAGCAGGCGCGGGCAAGGAAGATCACGGTCTTCAAGAAGAAGCGCCGCAAGGGCTATCGGCGCACCCGCGGCCACCGGCAGATGCTAACCAAGGTCAAGATCACCGAGATCCTGACCGGCGGCAAGAAACCGACCGCGGCAAAAGCGGCAAAGGCGATCGAGCCGGCGACAACGGCGAAGGCAGAGGCTGAACCGAAAACCAAGAGGGAAGCGGAGACCATGGCGAAGGCGAAACCCAAGGCCAAGACGGCAACGAAAGCGGCGGCGGCGAAGAAGGCTCCCGCCAAGAGAGCAGCGGCAAAGAGGGCCCCGGCCAAAAAGGCAACGGCAAGGAAGGCACCCGCCAAGAAGCCGGCCGGCAGGTAAACAGTCGACTGAGGAGTAACGGCAATGGCTCATAAGAAGGCAGGCGGCTCGTCGCGCAACGGCCGCGATACGGCCGGCCGGCGCCTCGGCGTGAAGAAGTTCGGCGGCGAAAACGTCGTGCCGGGCAACATCATCGTGCGCCAGCGCGGCACCAAGTGGCACCCCGGCGACAATGTCGGGATGGGCACGGACCACACCATTTTCGCGCTCGTCGAGGGCAATGTGGATTTCCGCGCCAAGGCCCGCGGCCGCACCTATGTGTCGGTGCTTCCGATGGAGGCCAAGAAGTAACGGCGGACAGACAATCCCGATCCGCCGGCATCTCGTCGAACCGGCGGAACCAGATCGGTCAGAAGCAAGGGGAGATGGGATGCCATCTCCCCTTTTTCATTGACCGGAGGGAACGAGGATGAGCGAGGAAACGGACGACGAGGACGGGTTCCTTGAGACAGCGCGATTGATATTGCGCGCGCCCCGGCCCGTGGACGCGGCAGCGCTCGCCGCCCTTGCCAACGATCCGCGGGTGGTCGAGAACACCGGCAGGTTGCCCTACCCTTACGGCGAAGAGGATGCCCGCCGGTGGATCGCAAGCCCGGTGGCGGCGCGCGAGGCGCGGTTCGCGATCGTCTTGAAGCCTCCCGACGGTCGCCTCGTCGGCGTCGTCGGCTTCGACCGCCTGGAGGGGGGCGACGCGCCCGATCTCGGCTATTGGCTCGGCGAGCCCCATTGGGGCCGGGGCTTGGCGACGGAGGCGGCGCGCGCGGTCGTCGACTTCGCTTTTCTCGCCCACGGTTACAAGCGGCTCGCCGCCGGCTGCCGCATCACCAACGCCGCCTCGCGCCGGGTGTTGGAAAAATGCGGCTTTCAATATTGCGGCGACGACATGATGGAGTCGCGCTATTTCGGCGGCACTGTGCCGGTGCGTCGGTTCCGCCTCGACCACGGGCTATGGGCAAGCCTCAGGCAATGGGGCGGGCCGCTCAGCGCATGAGAAATCGCGACATCTGTTCGACGCCGCCGCTTTCGGCTAGGAAACGGGCGCCGCAACCGTAAGAAGCAATGCCATGAAGTTTCTCGACGAGGCCAAGATCAATATCCGCTCCGGCGACGGCGGGGCGGGGTGCGCCTCGTTCCGGCGCGAGAAGTTCGTCGAGTTCGGCGGTCCCGACGGCGGCGACGGAGGGTGCGGCGGCAGCGTCTATGCGGAGTGCGTCGAGGGGCTCAACACGCTGATCGACTTCCGCTTTCGGCAGCATTTCAAGGCCGCCAAGGGGCGCCACGGCATGGGCAAGAACCGCACCGGGGCCAATGGCGCCGACGCGGTGCTCAGGCTTCCCGTCGGTACCCAGATCTTCGAGGAAGATAGGGAGACCCTGATTGCCGACATGACACGGGTTGGCGAGCGCGTGCGGCTCGCCCGCGGCGGCAATGGCGGCTTCGGCAACACCCATTTCAAGACCGCCACCAACCAGGCGCCGCGGCGCGCCAATCCCGGAGCGCCGGGCGAGGAGCGCTGGGTGTGGCTGCGCCTGAAGCTGATCGCCGATGCCGGCATCGTCGGCCTGCCGAACGCCGGCAAATCGAGCTTTCTCGCCGCCGTGAGCGCCGCCAAGCCGAAGATTGCCGATTATCCCTTCACCACGCTTCACCCGATTCTCGGCGTCGCTGCAGTGGATGGCCGCGAATTCGTGCTCGCCGACATTCCGGGCCTCATCGAAGGCGCCCATGAGGGAGCCGGGATGGGCGACCGGTTCCTCGGCCATGTCGAGCGCTGCCGGGTGCTGTTGCATCTGGTGGATGCGACCGGCGAGGATCCCGCGGTAAATTACCGGGCGGTGCGCAACGAGCTTTCCGCCTACGGACACGGGCTCGACGAAAAGCCGGAGATCGTGGCGCTCAACAAATGCGACGCGGTGAGCGAGGAACTCGTCGTCGCGCGGCGCAAGGCGCTTTCCAGGGCGGCGGGCAAGCCGGCCCTGCGGCTGTCGGCGGCCACCGGGGACGGGGTGCGCGAGGTGCTGCGCGGGCTTCTCGCGCGTATCGATGCGGAGAACGCCCGAGCCGAGCCGGCGCACGTGGAGGTCTGGCGGCCATGAGCGCGCGACCCAAACTCGGCAAATTCCGCCGCATCGTCGTCAAGATCGGCTCCTCGCTGCTGGTCGATCGAACGGCCGGACTAAGGGCCAAGTGGCTCGACACGTTGGCCGAGGACATTGCCGGGCTGGCGCGCAGCGACGCCGATGTGCTCATCGTCTCGTCGGGCGCCATCGCGCTCGGCCGCGGCGTCCTCGCCTTGCCGGTGCGGGCGCTGGCGCTCGAGGAAAGCCAGGCCGCGGCCGCGGTCGGGCAGATCGCGCTCGCCCACGCCTACAAGGACGCTCTGGGCGCGCGCGGCCTGACCGCGGCCCAGGTGCTGCTCACCCTCGGCGACACCGAGGAGCGGCGGCGCTATCTCAACGCCCGCAACACCATCGAGACGCTGCTGCGCCTGAAAGCCGTGCCGATCATCAACGAGAACGACACGGTGGCCACCAACGAGATCCGCTATGGCGACAATGACCGCCTTGCCGCCCGCGTAACCAGCATGATGAGCGCCGACTGCCTGGTGCTGCTGTCGGACGTCGACGGGCTTTACACCGCGGTGCCGGGCAGCCCGGGGGCAAAGTTCGTCGAGCGGGTGGGGCGGATCACGCCGGAAATCGAGACCATGGCCGGCGATGTCGGCTCCGGCTTGTCGCGCGGCGGCATGGTGACCAAGATCGCGGCGGGAAAGATCGCCGTTTCCGCCGGCGCCCATATGGCGATCGCCTCCGGCAAGGTCGCCCATCCGCTGGCCCGTCTCAATGACGGGGCGCGCTGCACCTGGTTCATCCCGGCCGCAAGCCCGGTGACAGCGCGCAAGGCGTGGATTGCCGGCTCGCTCGAGCCGCGCGGCGCGGTGATCATCGATGACGGCGCGGTGGCCGCGTTGAAGTCGGGCAAGAGCCTGCTGCCGGCCGGCGTCGTCAAGGTCGAAGGGCGGTTCCGCCGCGGCGACGCCGTCCTCGTCAAGACCGCCGATGGCATCGAGCTAGGGCGCGGCCTGTCGGCATACGATATCGAGGATGCGCGCCGCATCCTCAAGCGCAAGAGCGGTGAAATCGAAGCGATCCTCGGCTATGCTGGCCGCACGGAGCTGATCCACCGCGACGATCTGGTACTGAAACGGGAGTAGGAACGCATGGATTTGCCCGTCGATAACAAGGGCCAACGCGGCAAGAGCGCCGGGAACCGCAGCCTGAGCGACAAGATGATGGCGCTCGGCGCGCGGGCGCGGGCGGCGGCGCGGGTTCTGGCGACGGCCGGCACGACGCAGAAGAACGCGGCGCTGATCGCCATGGCCTGCGAGTTGCGCGCGGCGCAGACCGAAATCCTCGCCGCCAACAAGGGCGATATCGACGCCGCCAGAGAGGCCGGCCGGCCTGCGTCATTCATCGACCGCCTCCGGCTCGACGTGGACCGGGTCGAGGCCATGGCCAAGGGCATCCAGGAGATCGCCGCGCTTGATGATCCCGTGGGTCACGTGATTGCAGCCTGGGCGCGACCCAACGGGCTGAGAATCGAGCGTGTGCGCACACCGCTGGGCGTCGTTGGCATTATTTTCGAGAGCCGCCCCAATGTCACTGCCGATGCCGGCGCGCTGTGCCTGAAGGCCGGCAACGCCTCGATCCTACGCCCGGGCTCGGAGAGCTTCCATTCGAGCCGCGCCATTCATGCCGCGCTCGCTCGCGGGCTCGCCGCGGCGGAGCTGCCGGAAGCCTCCATCCAGATCGTGCCGACCACCGAGCGCGCCGCCGTCGGGCTGATGCTGAAGGGGCTCGACGGGGCCATCGACGTGAGCGTGCCACGCGGCGGCAAGAGCCTCGTCGGCCGCGTCGAGGCGGAGGCGCGGGTGCCGGTGTTCAGCCATCTGGAGGGCATCTGCCACGTCTATGTCCATGCGCCTGCCGACATCGAAATGGCCAAGAAGATCGCCGTCAACGCCAAGATGCGCCGCACCGGCATCTGTGGCGCGGCGGAGACACTGCTGGTCGACCGGGAACTTGCTGACAGTCACCTTGCTCCGCTGATCGAGGCATTGATCGCGGCTGGCTGCGAGGTGCGCGGCGATAGGGCGGCGCGGGCCGCCGACAAGCGTGTCGTTCCAGCGACGGCCGAGGATTGGGACACGGAATATCTCGATGCCATCATCACCCTCGGCGTCGTCGACGGGCTCGACGCGGCGGTCGAGCACATTGCTGCCCATGGCTCGCGGCACACCGACGCCATCATAACCGACGATCGGGCAGCCGCTGACGCATTCCTCGCCCGCGTCGATAGCGCCATAGTGCTGCACAACGCCTCGACACAGTTCGCCGACGGCGGCGAATTCGGCATGGGTGCTGAGATCGGCATTGCCACGGGCAAACTGCACGCCCGCGGGCCGGTCGGCGTTGAACAATTGACGAGCTTCAAATATCGCGTTCACGGCACGGGCCAGACGCGGCCGTAATTGCATATCTCGGCCGGTTCGCAGATGGTTCCCCACCCCTCCCCGTCCGGCCGAATTGCCGGGCATCGCCGCCGCATCGGCCTGTTCGGCGGCTCGTTCAATCCACCGCATGAGGGCCACCGCCATGCCAGCCTGCTAGCCTGGAAGCGTCTTGCCCTCGACGAGGTCTGGTGGCTGGTCTCGCCGGTAAATCCGCTCAAGGAAACAGGCGAATTTGCCCCTTATGAAGAGCGCTGCGCGGCGGCCAGAAAGATCGCGCGGCACCCGCGCATCAAGATTTCGACCTTTGAGCGCGATGCTGGGCTGATCTACACACGCGACACGTTGCGTGCGCTGATCCGCGCGCAACGAGACGTATGCTTCGTCTGGCTCATGGGCGCCGACAATCTCGCTTCCATCCATCGCTGGAACCGCTGGCCGGAGATTTTCGAGCTGGTGCCTGTCGCCGTCATTGACCGGCCTTCGTACCGGCTGCGCGCGATGTCATCACCGGCCGCACTTCGCTATGCCGACCGGCGTATCGACGAGGAAGACGCCCGGCTGCTGGCGGGGCTTGCGCCGCCGGTATGGTGCTTTCTCTCGGGCCCCCTAAGCCTGCTGTCGTCGAGCCGTCTGCGCCGGCATGGTCCGCGGCAAAGGAAGTGAACGAATTGGCAGCGTCTATTGAAAATCATGACGAACGCGTTTTATTGTAACGCTCGTCCGGAAAGGTTGGCGTGCCCGGGACGCACGCAGCGCAATCTCCGCGCGGAGCCCGGACAAAGTGATGGATGAGAGAAGGATCTTCACGCGACAATGACAACACCCTCGGAGGGCGCCAGTCGTGGCGCGCCTCAGTTGACGCCTGCGCGTAGGCGCAAGCCGAAAGTGCCGCTGCTCGATACGGTTCTCAAGAGCCTGGACGATTCCAAGGCGGAACAAGCGGCAACCATCTCCCTGAAGGGCAAATCGTCGATTGGCGACTATATGATCGTCGCATCGGGTCGCTCGCAGCGTCATGTCGGCGCCATTGCCGAGCGTCTCCTGGGCGATCTCAAGCAGGCCGGCTTCGGACGCATGCACGCGGAGGGCATTCCGAATTGCGACTGGGTCTTGATCGACGCTGGCGATGTGATCGTGCACATTTTCCGCCCCGAGGTGCGCGCCTTCTACAATCTGGAAAAGATGTGGTCGGCGGCGCAGCCGGCCGAGCGGATGGCAATGTGAGCCGGGGCCTGCCACGGGCCATGTTGTAAGCCATGCGGGTCATAGTCGCCGCCATCGGCCGCGCGCGGAAAGGTGCCGAGCGCGAACTCGTTGACCGTTATGTGGACCGCGCCCGCCGCTCCGGCCGAGCGCTTGGCTTTTCCGGCCCCGACATTGTCGAACTCGACGAGGGGCGCGAGGCCACCCAAACCCTGCGCCGGAAATCCGAGGGACAGAAACTCATCGCCGCGGTGCCGGCGGGGGTCGGCAAGGTTGTCCTCGACGAAGCCGGCCGGGCGCTAAGCACCCGGGAATTGAGCGCGCTTCTGGCGAGCTGGCGCGACGATGGCGTGTCTGGGGCGGCGTTCCTCATCGGCGGACCGGACGGCCATGGCGCGGGCGTCAAGCGCGCGGCCGACCTTGTCTTGTCGCTCGGCGCCATGACCTGGCCGCATTTGCTGGTCCGGGCGATGATTGTCGAGCAGATCTATCGCGCCATGACCATTCTCGCCGGCCATCCCTATCATCGCGGGTAGGGCCGATATTGCCCCTCTTCTGCCCTATGATTGACAATCTCTTAACGCAGTTAGGCTACCGATCGACGGATATCCTGGGGGGTGATGGTGTGTAAGGTGACCGGAAGAGAGGGGCATGGAGCCGAACTCTGTGACCGTAAGAGCTAGTACTGTGCGCATGCTGCGAGTGTGTCGGGGTCTTGGCGCGGCCGTAGCGTTTGGCATGTTCACGTACGGCGCGGCGATGGCCGACCCGCTCAAGGCGTCGGTGGAGCTTGACCTCCGACAGCTCACTGAGTCGCTCAAGCTCACCGAGGAGGAAACTGTCCGGCTCAAGTCTCAGGTCACCGCCATCAAAGCGGATCGGGCCGAGTTGACCCGGCGGCTGATCGACACCGCCGACAAGATCAAGGCGGGGGAAGCTCAGATCGAGGCGGCGGAGACACGCCTTGAACAGCTCAACGATCAGGAAGAGATAATCCGAGCCTCCTTACGCTCGCGGCGCGCGGCGCTGGCCGAAATCCTCGCCGCCCTGCAACGGCTCGGGCGCACTCCGCCGCCGGCCCTAGTGGTGCGGCCGCAGGACGCGCTGGCGGCGATCCGCTCGGCCATGCTGATGGGGGCGGTGGTGCCGGAATTGCGGGTGACGGCACAGAAGCTAGCCAGCGATCTGACCGAACTGATGAACCTGCGCGAGCAGATAGGGGCTGAAAAGGAGCGGCTGGCCGTCAGCACCCGGGCGCTCGCCGGAGAACGCGTGCGCATCGAGGCGCTGATCGAATCGAAACGTTCCAACCTTGCCGCAACCCTGGCTGAGTTCGAGGAGGCGCGCCGCCAAGCCGATAAGCTCGCCGGGGAGACCCAGAGCCTGCAGGTACTGATCTCTCGGATGGACGAAAAGATTAAGCCCGAGGCGGAAGCCGAAGGCCGGAGCGACATGGAGCCGGCGCTACAGCGCGCGGCGCTGACTGACCCCGGCCGCATCCGCCCGGCCATGTCCTTTGCTGCTGCAAAGGGCCTATTGCCGTTGCCTGTCAATGGCTCGATGGTTAGTCAGTTCGGCGAGGCCAACGGCTTCGACAGCACCACGCGTGGAGTCGCCATCGCCACGCGCGCCTCGGCCCAAGTCACCTCCCCGTCGGACGGTTGGGTCGTATTCGCCGGAAACTTCCGCAGTTACGGACAACTCTTGATTATAAATGTCGGCGGTGGCTATCATGTGCTCCTTGCCGGCCTTCAGCGGATCAGCGTGGGCCTCGGTCAGTTTGTGCTTGCCGGTGAGCCGGTCGGCACCATGGGCGAGGGAGCGGCGTTCGGACATTCATTCGCCGGATCCGGAGCATCTGACCGTCCGGTGCTGTACGTCGAGTTCCGTAAAGACGGAATTTCTATCGACCCGACCCCTTGGTGGGCCAGCGCAGAAGAAAGGGTGCGTGGCTAATGCGAAGAGCAACACTTCCGGTGTTGGCGTTGGTTGTCGGCTTCGCCGGCGGCCTTGCCGTGTCAATTGCGAAATTCGTTCCCGCTGAGGCGGCGGGCGCCTATTCGGAGACCTATCTCCAGCTGAATCTTTTCGGCGAGGTATTCGAGCGCATCCGCTCCGACTATGTCGAGGAGCCGGAGGATTCCCAGCTGATCGAATCGGCGGTTAACGGCATGCTCGCTGGCCTCGACCCGCATTCGAGCTATCTCAGCCCGAAGAGCTACCGCGACATGCAAGTGCAGACGCGCGGCGAATTCGGCGGCCTCGGCATCGAGGTGACCATGGAGAACGGCCTGGTCAAGGTGGTCAGCCCCATCGACGACACGCCGGCGGCGCGGGCCGGAATCCTTGGCGGCGACCTGATCACCCATCTCGACGGAGAGCAGGTTCAGGGCATGACCCTGTCGCAGGCGGTCGAAAAGATGCGCGGCGCGGTCAATACCCCGATCACCCTGACGATCCGGCGCGAAGGCAATGATCAACCGTTGGACATCCGCGTCGTGCGCGACATCATTCAGATCCGCTCCGTGCGCTCGCACACCGAAGAGGATGTCGGCTACGTTCGTATCACCACCTTTAACGAGCAGACCTACGAGGGGCTGAAAACATCGGTGCAGGCGCTTCAGGACGAGATCGGCAAGGACAAGCTGAAGGGCTTCATCGTCGATCTGCGTAACAATCCTGGCGGTCTGCTCGATCAGGCCATCGCTGTCTCCGACGCCTTTCTTGACCGCGGCGAGATCGTTTCCACGCGCGGCCGGCAGGAGGGCGACATTCAGCGTTACAATGCCCGCAAGGGCGACATTGCCGATGGCCAGAAGGTGATTGTGCTGATCAATGGCGGCTCGGCTTCCGCCTCTGAGATCGTCGCCGGCGCGCTACAGGATCACCGGCGCGCCGCCATTCTTGGAACCCGCTCCTTCGGCAAAGGATCGGTGCAGACGATCATCCCGCTGCGCGCCAACGGGGCCATTCGGCTGACCACGGCCCGCTATTTCACGCCGGCCGGCTGCTCGATCCAGGCCACGGGTATCGCCCCCGACATCATCGTCGAGCAGGATCTGCCGGAGGAGCTGAAGGTGCAGCAGTCGACCGAAACGCCGCGCGGCGAGGGTGCCCTGCGCGGGCATCTGGAGAATGCCGGCGAATGCGGCGGCAAGGACGGGACCTCCGGATCGTCGGCCTACATTCCCGAGGATCCGAAGGACGACAAGCAGCTCGCCCATGCGATCGATCTGTTGCGCGG
Encoded proteins:
- the proB gene encoding glutamate 5-kinase encodes the protein MSARPKLGKFRRIVVKIGSSLLVDRTAGLRAKWLDTLAEDIAGLARSDADVLIVSSGAIALGRGVLALPVRALALEESQAAAAVGQIALAHAYKDALGARGLTAAQVLLTLGDTEERRRYLNARNTIETLLRLKAVPIINENDTVATNEIRYGDNDRLAARVTSMMSADCLVLLSDVDGLYTAVPGSPGAKFVERVGRITPEIETMAGDVGSGLSRGGMVTKIAAGKIAVSAGAHMAIASGKVAHPLARLNDGARCTWFIPAASPVTARKAWIAGSLEPRGAVIIDDGAVAALKSGKSLLPAGVVKVEGRFRRGDAVLVKTADGIELGRGLSAYDIEDARRILKRKSGEIEAILGYAGRTELIHRDDLVLKRE
- the rlmH gene encoding 23S rRNA (pseudouridine(1915)-N(3))-methyltransferase RlmH; this translates as MRVIVAAIGRARKGAERELVDRYVDRARRSGRALGFSGPDIVELDEGREATQTLRRKSEGQKLIAAVPAGVGKVVLDEAGRALSTRELSALLASWRDDGVSGAAFLIGGPDGHGAGVKRAADLVLSLGAMTWPHLLVRAMIVEQIYRAMTILAGHPYHRG
- a CDS encoding GNAT family N-acetyltransferase, with amino-acid sequence MSEETDDEDGFLETARLILRAPRPVDAAALAALANDPRVVENTGRLPYPYGEEDARRWIASPVAAREARFAIVLKPPDGRLVGVVGFDRLEGGDAPDLGYWLGEPHWGRGLATEAARAVVDFAFLAHGYKRLAAGCRITNAASRRVLEKCGFQYCGDDMMESRYFGGTVPVRRFRLDHGLWASLRQWGGPLSA
- the rsfS gene encoding ribosome silencing factor: MTTPSEGASRGAPQLTPARRRKPKVPLLDTVLKSLDDSKAEQAATISLKGKSSIGDYMIVASGRSQRHVGAIAERLLGDLKQAGFGRMHAEGIPNCDWVLIDAGDVIVHIFRPEVRAFYNLEKMWSAAQPAERMAM
- the obgE gene encoding GTPase ObgE — its product is MKFLDEAKINIRSGDGGAGCASFRREKFVEFGGPDGGDGGCGGSVYAECVEGLNTLIDFRFRQHFKAAKGRHGMGKNRTGANGADAVLRLPVGTQIFEEDRETLIADMTRVGERVRLARGGNGGFGNTHFKTATNQAPRRANPGAPGEERWVWLRLKLIADAGIVGLPNAGKSSFLAAVSAAKPKIADYPFTTLHPILGVAAVDGREFVLADIPGLIEGAHEGAGMGDRFLGHVERCRVLLHLVDATGEDPAVNYRAVRNELSAYGHGLDEKPEIVALNKCDAVSEELVVARRKALSRAAGKPALRLSAATGDGVREVLRGLLARIDAENARAEPAHVEVWRP
- a CDS encoding S41 family peptidase; the protein is MLALVVGFAGGLAVSIAKFVPAEAAGAYSETYLQLNLFGEVFERIRSDYVEEPEDSQLIESAVNGMLAGLDPHSSYLSPKSYRDMQVQTRGEFGGLGIEVTMENGLVKVVSPIDDTPAARAGILGGDLITHLDGEQVQGMTLSQAVEKMRGAVNTPITLTIRREGNDQPLDIRVVRDIIQIRSVRSHTEEDVGYVRITTFNEQTYEGLKTSVQALQDEIGKDKLKGFIVDLRNNPGGLLDQAIAVSDAFLDRGEIVSTRGRQEGDIQRYNARKGDIADGQKVIVLINGGSASASEIVAGALQDHRRAAILGTRSFGKGSVQTIIPLRANGAIRLTTARYFTPAGCSIQATGIAPDIIVEQDLPEELKVQQSTETPRGEGALRGHLENAGECGGKDGTSGSSAYIPEDPKDDKQLAHAIDLLRGVKVNEHFPPDTKTAVPN
- a CDS encoding nicotinate-nucleotide adenylyltransferase produces the protein MVPHPSPSGRIAGHRRRIGLFGGSFNPPHEGHRHASLLAWKRLALDEVWWLVSPVNPLKETGEFAPYEERCAAARKIARHPRIKISTFERDAGLIYTRDTLRALIRAQRDVCFVWLMGADNLASIHRWNRWPEIFELVPVAVIDRPSYRLRAMSSPAALRYADRRIDEEDARLLAGLAPPVWCFLSGPLSLLSSSRLRRHGPRQRK
- a CDS encoding cupin domain-containing protein, with translation MHTTMDVSKAIEGLEVGVTTSAQVSGAAKLRALHREVVETMPKTEQQEIRVLFAKLEPGDRTPFHSHRFPVTVYVLQGAFTLELDGREPVTVKAGEVFVEPPRVRMTGRNLDAADPTSMVLFYVSNPDTPFADPAE
- the rplU gene encoding 50S ribosomal protein L21, with the translated sequence MYAVIKTGGKQYRVAPDEVLSVEKLAGEAGDSVEFNEVLLIAGDKELAVGAPLVADACVAAEVVEQARARKITVFKKKRRKGYRRTRGHRQMLTKVKITEILTGGKKPTAAKAAKAIEPATTAKAEAEPKTKREAETMAKAKPKAKTATKAAAAKKAPAKRAAAKRAPAKKATARKAPAKKPAGR
- a CDS encoding peptidoglycan DD-metalloendopeptidase family protein, with protein sequence MFTYGAAMADPLKASVELDLRQLTESLKLTEEETVRLKSQVTAIKADRAELTRRLIDTADKIKAGEAQIEAAETRLEQLNDQEEIIRASLRSRRAALAEILAALQRLGRTPPPALVVRPQDALAAIRSAMLMGAVVPELRVTAQKLASDLTELMNLREQIGAEKERLAVSTRALAGERVRIEALIESKRSNLAATLAEFEEARRQADKLAGETQSLQVLISRMDEKIKPEAEAEGRSDMEPALQRAALTDPGRIRPAMSFAAAKGLLPLPVNGSMVSQFGEANGFDSTTRGVAIATRASAQVTSPSDGWVVFAGNFRSYGQLLIINVGGGYHVLLAGLQRISVGLGQFVLAGEPVGTMGEGAAFGHSFAGSGASDRPVLYVEFRKDGISIDPTPWWASAEERVRG
- a CDS encoding glutamate-5-semialdehyde dehydrogenase, with the translated sequence MMALGARARAAARVLATAGTTQKNAALIAMACELRAAQTEILAANKGDIDAAREAGRPASFIDRLRLDVDRVEAMAKGIQEIAALDDPVGHVIAAWARPNGLRIERVRTPLGVVGIIFESRPNVTADAGALCLKAGNASILRPGSESFHSSRAIHAALARGLAAAELPEASIQIVPTTERAAVGLMLKGLDGAIDVSVPRGGKSLVGRVEAEARVPVFSHLEGICHVYVHAPADIEMAKKIAVNAKMRRTGICGAAETLLVDRELADSHLAPLIEALIAAGCEVRGDRAARAADKRVVPATAEDWDTEYLDAIITLGVVDGLDAAVEHIAAHGSRHTDAIITDDRAAADAFLARVDSAIVLHNASTQFADGGEFGMGAEIGIATGKLHARGPVGVEQLTSFKYRVHGTGQTRP
- the rpmA gene encoding 50S ribosomal protein L27 — translated: MAHKKAGGSSRNGRDTAGRRLGVKKFGGENVVPGNIIVRQRGTKWHPGDNVGMGTDHTIFALVEGNVDFRAKARGRTYVSVLPMEAKK